One window of the Synechococcus sp. CC9311 genome contains the following:
- a CDS encoding ABC-F family ATP-binding cassette domain-containing protein, with translation MSLISLVDASKDFGIRTLFADLTLHIREGDRLGLIGPNGSGKSTLLKVLAGEEPLGGGERRCSSRLRVELVGQESTVDPGLTVLEQVLAGCGEKRDLLLRFSELSEAVADNPDNSVLLAELGVLSQRMDESEAWSLEQQCQEVLQRLGITDLHSPVEALSGGYRKRVGLASALVACPDVLLLDEPTNHLDAAAVEWLQSWLDRYPGAVVLVTHDRYVLDRVTRRIVEVELGEARSIDGNYSAYLQRKAEQNLADASAAAKFKSVLRRELAWLRQGPKARSTKQKARLQRIDEMRTAPTKQSRAQLEMASVSRRIGKVAIEAEHLSVSANGNKDGPFLLSDFSYSFSPEDRVGIIGPNGSGKSTLLDLIAGRRQPTCGSLQIGETVHLGYLDQHTDVLSDGKGLERKVIDFVEEAASTIDLGHEQLSASQLLERFLFPPAQQHSPLSKLSGGERRRLSLCRMLIQAPNVLLLDEPTNDLDVQTLSVLEDLLEDFRGCVVVVSHDRYFLDRTVDRLFCFENGRLQRFEGNYSEFLDFRRDLEKAHNETLAAQETAQRTAKSASKRVSLQDDKPKRRTFKESKELERLDSDLPALEERKQELEQAIAGGIGDLSSLSLELAALLDSLHASEERWLELSELEP, from the coding sequence GTGAGCCTGATCAGTCTTGTCGATGCATCCAAAGACTTCGGCATCCGCACGCTGTTTGCCGACCTCACCCTGCACATTCGTGAGGGCGACCGTCTTGGACTGATTGGCCCTAATGGCTCAGGCAAATCGACCTTACTGAAAGTGCTCGCAGGAGAAGAGCCACTTGGGGGAGGAGAACGACGTTGCTCGTCGCGGTTGAGGGTTGAGCTCGTGGGGCAAGAGAGCACAGTGGACCCAGGCCTCACCGTCTTGGAGCAGGTGTTGGCCGGTTGTGGTGAGAAACGAGACCTGCTTCTGCGTTTCAGTGAACTCAGCGAAGCCGTTGCCGACAATCCGGACAACTCAGTGCTCCTAGCGGAGCTAGGCGTACTCAGTCAAAGAATGGATGAATCCGAGGCGTGGAGTCTCGAACAACAGTGCCAGGAAGTCCTGCAAAGGCTTGGGATAACGGATCTACATAGCCCTGTGGAAGCGCTCTCAGGGGGATATCGCAAACGGGTTGGACTGGCATCGGCCCTTGTGGCTTGTCCTGATGTCCTTCTTCTCGATGAGCCCACCAACCACCTCGATGCCGCAGCGGTGGAGTGGTTGCAAAGCTGGCTAGATCGCTACCCAGGAGCGGTCGTCCTCGTGACGCACGACCGCTATGTACTAGATCGCGTGACCCGCAGAATCGTGGAAGTTGAGCTGGGGGAAGCACGGAGTATCGACGGCAATTACAGCGCTTATTTGCAGCGAAAAGCCGAACAAAATCTCGCCGATGCCTCTGCTGCTGCCAAATTCAAAAGCGTGCTCCGACGCGAATTGGCTTGGTTACGTCAGGGACCAAAGGCCCGAAGCACCAAACAAAAAGCACGTTTGCAACGCATCGACGAAATGCGGACTGCGCCCACAAAACAGAGCCGCGCTCAGCTGGAGATGGCCAGTGTGAGTCGTCGCATCGGGAAAGTCGCGATCGAGGCGGAGCATCTCTCCGTTTCGGCTAATGGCAACAAGGACGGGCCATTTTTGCTCTCAGACTTCAGTTACAGCTTCAGCCCAGAAGACCGTGTCGGAATCATTGGTCCCAACGGCAGTGGCAAATCAACCCTGCTGGACCTCATTGCGGGACGGCGTCAGCCAACCTGCGGGTCCCTTCAGATTGGAGAGACCGTTCATCTCGGATATCTCGACCAACACACCGATGTCTTAAGCGATGGGAAAGGGTTGGAGCGCAAAGTGATCGACTTTGTAGAGGAAGCGGCATCCACGATCGACCTAGGCCATGAGCAGCTCAGTGCCTCCCAGCTCTTGGAACGGTTTCTCTTCCCGCCAGCTCAACAACACAGCCCCCTCAGCAAACTCTCTGGTGGAGAACGAAGGCGCTTAAGCCTTTGCCGCATGTTGATTCAGGCACCCAATGTGCTGCTGCTAGACGAACCAACCAACGACTTGGATGTCCAGACCCTGAGTGTGCTCGAAGACCTCCTCGAAGACTTCCGTGGCTGTGTTGTCGTCGTGTCGCACGATCGGTATTTCCTGGACCGTACAGTCGATCGTCTTTTCTGTTTTGAGAACGGACGCTTACAGCGTTTTGAAGGAAACTACAGCGAATTTCTTGATTTCCGTCGCGATCTGGAGAAAGCGCACAACGAAACACTGGCAGCGCAGGAAACAGCCCAACGCACCGCAAAATCAGCTTCCAAACGGGTCTCACTTCAAGACGACAAGCCGAAACGGCGCACTTTTAAGGAATCGAAGGAGCTCGAGCGCCTGGATAGCGATCTTCCCGCGCTCGAGGAGAGAAAACAGGAGCTGGAACAGGCCATTGCTGGCGGGATAGGAGATCTCAGTTCTCTGAGCTTGGAACTCGCAGCGTTGTTGGACTCGCTTCATGCCAGTGAAGAGCGCTGGCTGGAGCTCAGCGAACTCGAGCCATAA
- the cgtA gene encoding Obg family GTPase CgtA encodes MQFIDQARISVRGGRGGDGIVAFRREKYVPAGGPSGGDGGQGADVVLEADSNLQTLLDFKYKRLFAGIDGRRGGPNRCTGASGPPLVIKVPCGTEVRHLSTGIVLGDLTTHEERLTVAFGGRGGLGNAHYLSNRNRAPEKCTEGRDGEEWPLQLELKLLAEVGIIGLPNAGKSTLISVLSAARPKIADYPFTTLIPNLGVVRRPTGDGTVFADIPGLIAGAAQGAGLGHDFLRHIERTRLLIHLVDGGAEDPLLDLRVVEKELEAYGHGLVERPRILVINKQELIQEEDLDAIVSALTEASGRTPLLVSAAMNRGLDDMLDRVWSELGI; translated from the coding sequence GTGCAGTTCATCGACCAAGCGCGCATTTCCGTGCGGGGTGGCCGTGGTGGTGATGGCATCGTGGCCTTTCGTCGAGAAAAATATGTCCCAGCGGGAGGTCCCTCCGGCGGTGATGGAGGCCAGGGCGCGGATGTGGTGTTGGAGGCCGACTCCAACCTGCAAACCCTTTTGGATTTCAAATACAAGCGTCTGTTCGCTGGGATCGATGGGCGACGGGGAGGCCCCAATCGCTGTACTGGTGCGTCAGGTCCGCCCCTAGTGATCAAAGTGCCTTGTGGCACTGAGGTCCGACACCTGAGTACGGGAATCGTGCTGGGGGATCTCACCACCCATGAAGAACGCCTCACCGTGGCGTTTGGTGGGCGTGGAGGACTGGGCAATGCCCACTACCTCAGCAATCGAAACCGTGCTCCCGAAAAATGTACGGAGGGTCGCGACGGCGAAGAATGGCCGTTGCAGCTGGAGCTCAAGCTTCTTGCTGAAGTGGGGATCATTGGGCTCCCGAATGCCGGTAAAAGCACCCTGATCAGCGTTTTGTCTGCAGCCCGACCCAAAATCGCCGATTACCCGTTCACAACCCTGATTCCGAATCTTGGTGTGGTGCGCCGCCCGACAGGTGACGGCACTGTGTTCGCTGATATCCCTGGTTTGATTGCTGGTGCAGCCCAGGGTGCGGGGTTGGGCCATGATTTTCTTCGCCATATCGAACGCACGCGACTCCTCATTCACCTCGTGGATGGCGGTGCCGAAGATCCCTTGCTCGATCTTCGCGTTGTTGAAAAAGAGCTTGAAGCCTATGGACATGGGCTGGTGGAGCGTCCCAGAATTCTGGTCATCAACAAGCAGGAGCTCATCCAGGAAGAGGATCTTGACGCGATTGTTTCGGCCCTTACTGAGGCCAGTGGACGCACTCCTCTTTTAGTCTCGGCGGCGATGAACCGCGGGCTGGATGACATGTTGGATCGTGTCTGGAGCGAATTGGGGATTTAA
- a CDS encoding CP12 domain-containing protein, whose protein sequence is MKSIDEHIKKDQSEIEAARASGDEAKVRHLTEELHSLEEYKEHNPGDKHDPTSLELYCDANPEAEECRVYDD, encoded by the coding sequence ATGAAATCCATCGACGAGCACATCAAGAAAGATCAGTCTGAGATTGAAGCCGCTCGTGCTTCAGGCGACGAAGCCAAGGTGCGTCATCTGACTGAGGAACTGCACTCTCTTGAGGAATACAAGGAGCACAACCCTGGGGACAAGCACGATCCAACCTCTCTCGAGCTTTATTGCGATGCAAACCCAGAAGCCGAAGAGTGCCGCGTCTACGACGACTGA
- a CDS encoding glutathione S-transferase C-terminal domain-containing protein, whose product MAIHPLIVRGAREGWRWQWLRLMGGLGPADQEGHYRRPNSTPMQTLVLEKKELEARTSKTKPHLIVGRSCPWAHRVWLVFQLRGLSSSIKLLKADASHDEGRWRLEPTWLGCNSLLDLYKRCGAPPSYRATVPVLVDPGASASDHPRLLGNDSTPLSAALCSWPAEKTALNLAPSDLRPAIESWQELIQPSINDGVYRCGFARNQSAFDQASQALFSALEEVEGSLQAKGPWLCGEQVTLADIRLFPTLIRWELVYASLFGCSAKPLWMFPALWSWRQRFFALPGVSESCDSKGWTQDYFGALFPLNPSGIVPDNPDLSRLIGAGVAQPE is encoded by the coding sequence ATGGCGATCCATCCACTGATTGTGCGCGGCGCTCGTGAAGGATGGCGCTGGCAATGGCTGCGCTTGATGGGAGGCCTCGGCCCTGCCGATCAAGAGGGCCACTATCGGCGCCCGAACAGCACGCCGATGCAAACCCTCGTCTTGGAGAAGAAGGAGCTCGAAGCGAGAACCAGCAAGACCAAACCCCATTTGATTGTTGGCCGAAGTTGCCCATGGGCCCATCGTGTCTGGCTTGTATTTCAACTGAGAGGACTCAGCTCAAGCATCAAACTGTTGAAGGCCGATGCCAGTCACGACGAAGGGCGTTGGCGACTAGAGCCCACCTGGCTTGGTTGCAACAGCCTGCTTGATCTTTACAAGCGGTGCGGCGCACCTCCCAGCTACCGAGCCACGGTGCCAGTCCTGGTTGATCCAGGTGCAAGCGCATCCGATCACCCCCGATTGCTGGGTAATGACAGCACCCCCCTCAGCGCAGCACTGTGTTCATGGCCAGCAGAGAAGACAGCCCTCAATCTCGCCCCAAGCGACTTAAGACCTGCCATTGAGTCCTGGCAGGAATTGATCCAACCCTCGATCAATGACGGCGTCTATCGATGTGGATTTGCGCGGAACCAAAGCGCCTTTGATCAAGCCAGCCAAGCCCTGTTCTCCGCTTTGGAGGAAGTGGAGGGGAGCTTGCAAGCCAAAGGACCATGGCTCTGCGGCGAGCAAGTCACGCTGGCGGACATCCGTCTTTTTCCCACGTTGATCCGTTGGGAACTGGTCTATGCCTCGCTCTTCGGCTGTAGTGCCAAACCGCTTTGGATGTTTCCAGCACTGTGGAGTTGGCGTCAACGCTTTTTTGCGCTTCCTGGGGTCAGTGAGAGTTGCGACAGCAAAGGGTGGACACAGGATTATTTCGGCGCACTCTTTCCCCTCAACCCCAGCGGAATTGTTCCAGATAACCCTGACCTGAGCAGACTGATAGGGGCGGGAGTGGCACAACCGGAATGA
- a CDS encoding VOC family protein — protein sequence MPAVQRLGHVAIRVQDMSRAIAFYCDLGMRLVWKADDWCYLEAGGGRDGLALLGPSYKAAGPHFAFHFRDRAEIDVVHDHLKASGVSVGAVHDHRDGTASFYFRDPDGNWLEMLYEPPGGIPSNQMEASAGLS from the coding sequence ATGCCAGCGGTACAGCGCCTTGGCCACGTTGCCATCCGTGTGCAGGACATGTCACGTGCGATCGCTTTTTACTGTGATCTCGGCATGCGCTTGGTCTGGAAGGCGGATGACTGGTGTTATCTCGAGGCGGGAGGAGGCCGAGATGGGTTAGCCCTTCTCGGGCCCAGCTACAAAGCAGCTGGGCCGCATTTTGCTTTTCACTTTCGCGATCGTGCCGAGATTGATGTGGTTCATGACCACCTCAAAGCGTCTGGGGTCAGCGTTGGAGCGGTGCATGACCACAGAGATGGAACAGCCTCCTTTTACTTCCGGGATCCAGATGGGAACTGGCTAGAGATGCTGTATGAACCTCCCGGTGGCATCCCCTCTAACCAGATGGAGGCATCAGCGGGTCTCTCCTGA
- a CDS encoding aspartoacylase, protein MPSPRVLVVAATHGNEINASWLLEQWQQQPHLIQTHGCEVLPVIGNPDAYAEGCRYLDRDLNRSFRPDLLQQVGAEQIPSSKLDREVQRAFDLVSRYGIGGIDACGVVIDLHSTTSSMGNSLVVYGRRPADLALAALVQGRLGLPIYLHEADQAQQGFLVESWPCGLVIEVGPVPQMVRHHKILTQTRLALEAVLEACSDALAGRARYPRQLVVHRHLGSLDLPRSQSGSPDAFLHPLRQGSDWQPLRDGDPLFLKADGSCIAYEGADGLVPLFINEAAYAEKSIALSLTLRECWPLSLEWTEAFQAQLSAG, encoded by the coding sequence ATGCCAAGCCCTCGAGTGCTTGTGGTGGCTGCAACCCATGGGAATGAGATCAATGCGTCTTGGTTGTTGGAACAGTGGCAGCAGCAGCCGCATTTGATTCAGACCCATGGCTGCGAGGTTCTCCCGGTGATCGGCAATCCCGATGCCTATGCAGAGGGTTGTCGTTATCTCGACCGTGATCTCAATCGCTCTTTTCGGCCTGATCTTCTGCAGCAGGTTGGTGCAGAGCAGATTCCATCCTCCAAGCTGGATCGCGAAGTTCAGCGTGCCTTCGATCTGGTTAGCCGTTACGGAATAGGGGGCATCGATGCCTGTGGGGTGGTGATTGATCTCCACAGCACCACGTCCTCGATGGGGAACTCACTTGTGGTCTACGGACGTCGCCCTGCTGATTTGGCGTTGGCGGCCCTCGTTCAGGGACGTTTGGGCCTACCTATTTATCTCCATGAAGCGGATCAAGCTCAGCAGGGATTTTTGGTGGAGAGCTGGCCTTGTGGCCTGGTGATTGAAGTGGGGCCCGTTCCTCAGATGGTGCGTCACCACAAAATTCTGACGCAAACTCGTCTAGCTCTCGAGGCCGTTCTTGAGGCTTGCTCTGATGCGTTGGCCGGCCGAGCCCGCTACCCAAGGCAATTGGTGGTTCATCGCCATCTAGGGAGTCTTGATCTCCCACGCTCCCAATCCGGTTCACCCGACGCCTTCCTTCATCCACTGCGCCAGGGTTCGGACTGGCAGCCCTTGCGTGACGGCGATCCGCTCTTTCTGAAGGCTGATGGCAGCTGTATTGCCTATGAAGGGGCTGATGGATTAGTCCCACTTTTCATCAATGAAGCGGCTTATGCCGAGAAGTCCATTGCGTTGAGTCTCACTCTCAGGGAGTGCTGGCCTCTGTCTTTGGAATGGACAGAGGCATTTCAAGCGCAGCTATCAGCGGGGTGA
- a CDS encoding ABC transporter ATP-binding protein, which translates to MAGVRFEALSKNYPARGGGKPVEVIRDLSLSIADGEFLVLVGPSGCGKSTLLRLMAGLEAPSSGEILVGNQPVSGLRPAKRNVAMVFQSYALYPHLSVRDNLAFGLRRSQQRTSLQQLQDQLHRNTRRLPAALRIPSHREQQLEKRIQDVAQSLELDQLLDRRPKELSGGQKQRVALGRAMARKPEVFLMDEPLSNLDAKLRGSTRARIVDLQRQLGTTTIYVTHDQVEAMTMGHRIAVLNQGHLQQLGTPMELYRWPSNLFVAQFIGSPPMNVLPVHVGPNATLMLQDKRLNVEGPTRALLQTLEGQRISGGIRPEQLHVAPATNRNLPAEVSHSEVLGNEQLLTCRLLDGDHLVQVRADPSLNVSIGGSIHLEADPDGWRLFDEAGDAIALPEPPPAEPDEPQLPLLS; encoded by the coding sequence TTGGCCGGGGTTCGCTTCGAGGCACTCAGCAAGAACTATCCCGCCCGTGGGGGGGGCAAGCCTGTTGAGGTGATTCGTGATCTCTCCCTGAGCATCGCTGACGGCGAATTTCTGGTGCTCGTTGGTCCTTCTGGCTGCGGCAAAAGCACGCTTCTGCGACTGATGGCAGGCCTGGAAGCCCCAAGCTCTGGAGAGATCCTGGTGGGGAACCAACCCGTGTCTGGCCTTAGGCCAGCGAAGCGCAATGTCGCGATGGTGTTTCAAAGCTATGCGCTCTATCCCCATCTGAGCGTTCGCGACAACTTGGCCTTCGGTCTTAGGAGAAGCCAACAGCGCACGAGTTTGCAGCAGCTGCAAGACCAACTTCACCGCAACACACGCCGTCTCCCTGCTGCTCTAAGAATCCCCTCGCATCGTGAGCAGCAGCTCGAGAAGCGCATCCAGGATGTGGCTCAATCTCTCGAATTGGATCAACTCCTCGATCGACGCCCCAAAGAACTATCTGGTGGACAAAAACAACGGGTGGCCCTGGGCCGGGCAATGGCCCGCAAACCAGAGGTCTTCCTCATGGATGAACCGCTGAGCAATCTCGACGCAAAATTGCGCGGAAGCACTCGCGCGCGGATCGTTGATCTTCAGAGGCAACTCGGAACCACCACCATTTATGTCACCCATGACCAGGTGGAAGCGATGACCATGGGGCACCGGATCGCCGTTCTCAACCAGGGACACCTCCAGCAACTGGGCACTCCGATGGAGCTGTACCGCTGGCCTTCCAATCTGTTTGTGGCCCAATTCATCGGCAGCCCACCAATGAATGTGCTGCCCGTTCATGTTGGGCCTAATGCCACGTTGATGCTTCAGGACAAACGCCTCAACGTGGAGGGTCCCACTAGGGCCTTGCTTCAGACCCTTGAAGGTCAACGGATCAGCGGAGGGATCCGTCCGGAGCAGCTTCATGTTGCACCAGCAACCAACCGAAACCTTCCAGCGGAAGTGAGTCACAGTGAGGTTTTAGGGAACGAACAACTGCTCACCTGCCGCCTGCTGGACGGGGACCATTTAGTACAGGTGAGAGCCGATCCAAGCCTGAACGTTTCAATTGGAGGATCGATTCATTTAGAAGCCGATCCAGATGGCTGGCGGTTATTCGATGAGGCTGGGGATGCCATTGCTTTACCAGAGCCCCCACCAGCCGAACCCGATGAACCTCAACTTCCCCTACTGAGCTGA
- a CDS encoding DUF2301 domain-containing membrane protein — protein sequence MTTNIKATAEQSEPCFEGVYGPYCITLQDQQEVQRYRICLLICGLSFSAGLGQWILAGPQLAPLWLLPLALSLGLALRWIHIYLRPLHQALQLFWAAGCIGWLVLAIQAGPSEIFNALESQPLWTLAIGPLFAALAGIGFKEFFCFRRPEAIGLTLLLPVALLGHLSGLIGGPAAISMMAICSALLVLLALRKFGMEAAADVGDKSVFAYLEDLRKAKST from the coding sequence ATGACAACCAACATCAAGGCAACAGCAGAACAATCGGAACCCTGTTTTGAAGGGGTGTATGGCCCTTATTGCATCACCCTTCAGGATCAGCAGGAGGTTCAGCGCTACCGAATCTGCTTGTTGATCTGTGGTCTGAGCTTCAGCGCTGGACTCGGGCAATGGATCCTGGCAGGGCCACAGCTGGCACCCCTATGGCTGTTGCCCCTTGCCCTCTCACTCGGCCTGGCCTTGCGCTGGATTCACATTTATTTGCGCCCACTCCATCAAGCCCTTCAATTGTTTTGGGCCGCTGGATGCATCGGCTGGCTGGTCTTAGCGATCCAGGCCGGTCCATCTGAGATTTTCAACGCACTCGAGAGCCAACCTCTGTGGACCCTTGCGATTGGTCCCCTCTTTGCAGCCCTGGCAGGCATCGGCTTCAAGGAATTCTTTTGCTTCAGACGCCCAGAAGCAATTGGACTCACCCTGCTTCTGCCAGTGGCACTCCTCGGTCATTTAAGTGGTCTGATTGGAGGTCCTGCAGCCATCAGCATGATGGCAATTTGCTCCGCTCTTCTCGTGCTTCTTGCATTGCGCAAATTCGGAATGGAAGCCGCTGCTGACGTTGGAGATAAGAGCGTATTTGCTTATCTGGAAGATCTGCGTAAGGCCAAGAGCACGTGA
- a CDS encoding endonuclease MutS2 has protein sequence MTSEPRAISTPPSISILEETLELLEWPRLCQHFSTFASTPQGRQQCLKGQLPADLETTLTYQARSMELASLDGLLDGGLSFQGVYDLEMVLLRCYKGGTASGEELLSVAHTLAAARRLRRQIDDPDLRPRCSALLENVATLPELEQRLKFALEEGGRVANRASESLEDLRLQWQVARQERRDRLQAVVRRWSTLLQDTVIAERHGRPVLAVKAGAASQCPGMVHDSSSSGNTVFVEPKTVIGLGNRLAALDGRIRDEERRVLAELSAAVAEQNDVIDRLMAVLLKLDLALARGRYGQWLGAVPPRLEAEADSPFHILELRHPLLVWQQRKEGGAPVVPVSVEVSEQLRVVAITGPNTGGKTVTLKSIGLAALMARAGMWIPCNGSPSLPWCAQVLADIGDEQSLQQSLSTFSGHVKRIGSILQSIASGPAPALVLLDEVGAGTDPSEGTALAIALLRNLANCARLTIATTHFGELKALKYSDSRFENASVSFDSDSLSPTYQLLWGIPGRSNALAIATRLGFDSGVIEQARQLLKPSGDGDVNAVIRGLEEQRQRQQAAAEDAAALLARTELLHEELLQRWEQQRKNSAQQQELGRQRLESSIRDGQKEVRHLIRRLRDQKADGETARSAGQRLRKLESKHRSVPERRLHPEWRPSVGERIRLLALDKAAEVLEVSDDGQQLSVRCGVMRSMVDLQSVESLDGRRAAPPEKPVVQVKARRGSGGSQVRTARNTVDVRGQRVHEAEAAVEELLRGANGPIWVIHGIGTGRLKRGLRQWLDSLPYVERVGDADQGDGGPGCSVVWVR, from the coding sequence ATGACATCCGAACCCCGTGCGATATCGACACCTCCTTCGATTTCGATTCTGGAAGAGACCCTGGAATTGCTGGAGTGGCCGCGGTTGTGCCAGCACTTTTCAACATTTGCGAGCACCCCACAGGGGCGCCAGCAATGCTTGAAGGGGCAGCTCCCAGCTGATCTGGAGACCACGCTGACCTATCAGGCCAGAAGTATGGAGCTCGCCAGCCTGGACGGCCTGCTTGACGGCGGTTTGAGTTTTCAAGGGGTGTATGACCTCGAGATGGTCTTGCTCCGCTGTTACAAAGGCGGAACAGCCTCAGGCGAGGAGTTGCTGTCTGTGGCGCACACACTCGCTGCAGCCCGACGACTGCGCCGTCAGATCGATGACCCTGACTTGAGACCTCGCTGTTCAGCTCTGCTGGAAAATGTGGCAACGCTTCCGGAGCTCGAGCAGCGTTTGAAATTTGCGCTGGAAGAAGGTGGGCGCGTTGCCAACCGAGCGAGTGAATCGTTGGAAGATTTGCGTCTCCAATGGCAGGTTGCACGTCAGGAGAGGCGTGATCGTTTACAGGCGGTTGTGCGGCGTTGGTCGACTCTGTTGCAAGACACCGTGATCGCGGAACGCCATGGTCGTCCGGTTTTGGCGGTGAAGGCCGGTGCTGCGTCTCAATGTCCGGGAATGGTTCACGACAGTTCTTCGTCTGGCAATACTGTCTTTGTTGAACCGAAAACTGTGATCGGTCTCGGCAATCGTCTGGCGGCTCTCGATGGCCGGATCAGAGACGAGGAGCGAAGGGTCCTGGCCGAGCTCAGTGCTGCCGTTGCAGAGCAAAACGATGTGATCGATCGCTTGATGGCCGTGCTGTTGAAGTTAGATCTGGCCTTGGCAAGGGGGCGTTATGGCCAATGGCTCGGTGCCGTACCACCACGGCTTGAAGCTGAAGCTGATTCGCCCTTCCACATTCTGGAGCTGCGTCATCCACTACTGGTTTGGCAGCAGCGCAAGGAGGGTGGCGCCCCTGTGGTGCCTGTGAGCGTTGAGGTGTCGGAGCAGCTGCGGGTTGTTGCCATCACTGGACCCAACACCGGCGGAAAAACAGTGACCTTGAAGAGCATTGGCTTGGCGGCATTGATGGCTAGAGCCGGTATGTGGATTCCCTGCAACGGCAGCCCCTCACTCCCTTGGTGTGCGCAGGTTCTTGCCGACATCGGGGACGAGCAGTCGCTTCAGCAGAGTTTGTCCACGTTTAGTGGCCATGTAAAAAGAATCGGAAGCATCCTTCAATCCATTGCTTCTGGACCGGCGCCGGCGTTAGTGCTGCTCGATGAGGTGGGCGCTGGTACAGATCCCAGTGAGGGCACGGCCTTGGCGATTGCTTTGCTGCGCAATTTGGCCAATTGCGCCCGACTCACTATTGCTACAACCCACTTTGGGGAGCTCAAAGCACTCAAGTACAGCGATTCACGCTTTGAAAACGCCTCCGTCTCCTTTGATAGCGACTCCCTTTCGCCGACCTATCAGCTGCTTTGGGGGATCCCAGGACGCAGCAATGCGTTGGCGATTGCCACGCGGCTTGGATTTGACAGCGGCGTGATCGAACAAGCCAGGCAACTGCTTAAGCCCAGTGGCGATGGAGATGTCAACGCTGTGATCCGTGGCTTAGAGGAGCAGCGGCAACGCCAACAGGCCGCGGCTGAAGATGCGGCTGCACTCTTGGCTCGGACTGAATTGCTGCATGAGGAGCTCCTTCAGCGGTGGGAGCAGCAACGCAAAAACTCTGCTCAGCAGCAGGAGTTGGGACGTCAGCGTTTGGAGAGCTCGATTCGTGATGGGCAAAAAGAAGTGCGCCATTTGATTCGCAGATTGCGGGATCAGAAGGCCGATGGAGAAACCGCTCGCAGCGCCGGTCAGCGGCTGCGCAAGCTTGAATCCAAGCATCGCTCCGTTCCAGAGCGTCGCCTTCATCCGGAATGGCGGCCCTCTGTGGGAGAACGCATTCGCCTGCTTGCCCTCGATAAAGCTGCCGAGGTGCTGGAGGTGTCAGACGATGGCCAGCAGCTGAGTGTCCGATGTGGCGTGATGCGCAGCATGGTGGACCTTCAGTCGGTGGAAAGCTTGGATGGTCGCCGAGCTGCACCGCCAGAAAAGCCTGTGGTTCAGGTGAAAGCGCGGCGAGGATCCGGCGGCTCCCAGGTGCGTACCGCTCGGAACACGGTGGATGTTCGCGGCCAGAGAGTGCATGAAGCGGAAGCGGCTGTGGAAGAGTTGCTCCGTGGAGCTAATGGTCCAATTTGGGTCATCCACGGGATTGGGACTGGTCGCCTCAAGCGCGGCTTGCGTCAGTGGCTTGATTCCCTTCCCTATGTGGAACGAGTGGGTGATGCCGATCAGGGAGATGGTGGTCCAGGTTGCAGCGTGGTTTGGGTGCGCTGA